Proteins encoded in a region of the Anopheles aquasalis chromosome 2, idAnoAquaMG_Q_19, whole genome shotgun sequence genome:
- the LOC126568936 gene encoding uncharacterized protein LOC126568936 — MIGKRLDVLLLLLLLLTACLIVIVTNASPLPDSNDVATLEQHGFTPATELAAGSVDHDRCCLGAIKPIVLTAKPRYKYVVVPPLSIN; from the exons ATGATAGGCAAGAGATTAGACGtgttactgctgttgctgctgctgctcaccgcGTGCCTTATCGTCATCGTGACCAACGCCTCGCCACTG CCTGATAGCAATGATGTGGCAACGTTGGAACAGCATGGTTTTACGCCAGCAACCGAACTAGCAGCTGGTTCCGTGGACCACGATCGTTGCTGCCTCGGGGCGATAAAGCCAATCGTGCTGACCGCGAAACCCAGATACAAGTACGTGGTAGTGCCACCCCTCAGCATAAACTGA